The following proteins are encoded in a genomic region of Desulfomonile tiedjei:
- a CDS encoding DNA-3-methyladenine glycosylase 2 family protein produces MTLDTKICDRARLARDPRFDGLFFIGVLSTGIYCRPICPARSPKPENIVYFPSAAAAAEAGLRPCLRCRPEAAPGSPAWNGTSATVSRAIMLIRQGALNEGSLEDLAWKLGVGSRHLRRLFQTHIGASPKSLATTQKTLFAKKLLSETELPVTQIAFASGFGSIRRFNAAFSKIYGTTPSALRRRSHGNKTTESTLFQCQLTLSYRPPFHWQSMLGFFEMRAIPGVEFVAQGVYHRTIRINETTGVISAANQPRDNALLLTVALSDSRDLMPIVERVRRMFDLDANITAIHDVLTADRELARLVRKQPGIRLPGAWDPFEAAIRAVVGQQISVKGARTVLGRIAAKAGPLFESVNHPKLTHFFPTAHELNACDLGMVGMPETRARTVRTLAGEVDRGRLSFVVHGSLADFIEQLTRIPGVGEWTAHYVAMRAMGEPDAFPAADLGIIKALQQGNKRPTPKQIRERAEAWRPWRAYAAMYLWHS; encoded by the coding sequence ATAGGGCACGGTTGGCAAGGGACCCACGGTTCGACGGCCTGTTTTTCATAGGTGTTTTGAGCACCGGTATTTATTGCCGCCCCATATGCCCGGCTCGTTCGCCCAAGCCGGAGAACATTGTGTACTTTCCTTCCGCGGCTGCAGCGGCTGAAGCCGGTTTGCGTCCTTGTCTCCGATGCCGGCCCGAAGCAGCACCGGGCAGTCCGGCCTGGAACGGTACATCCGCGACGGTTTCCCGGGCCATTATGCTGATCCGTCAGGGTGCGTTGAATGAAGGAAGCCTGGAGGACCTTGCCTGGAAGCTTGGCGTGGGCAGCCGTCACCTGCGCCGATTGTTTCAAACCCATATCGGCGCTTCGCCAAAAAGCCTGGCAACAACTCAAAAAACCCTGTTTGCCAAAAAGCTGCTGAGCGAAACAGAGCTGCCCGTTACCCAAATAGCTTTTGCATCGGGGTTCGGCAGCATCCGTCGCTTCAATGCCGCGTTTAGTAAGATCTATGGCACAACCCCGTCCGCGCTTCGCAGGCGGAGCCATGGCAACAAGACTACCGAGAGCACGCTGTTCCAATGCCAGTTGACCTTGTCGTACCGCCCGCCGTTTCATTGGCAGAGCATGCTCGGGTTTTTCGAGATGCGGGCCATACCAGGCGTGGAGTTCGTGGCACAGGGTGTCTATCATCGCACCATACGGATTAACGAGACCACCGGTGTGATTTCCGCGGCTAACCAACCGAGAGATAACGCGTTGCTTCTTACAGTGGCCTTATCGGACAGCCGCGACCTGATGCCCATTGTTGAGAGGGTGCGCCGCATGTTTGACCTGGATGCCAATATTACGGCCATTCATGATGTCTTGACCGCGGACCGCGAGCTGGCAAGGTTGGTGCGCAAACAGCCCGGCATCAGGCTTCCCGGCGCGTGGGACCCATTTGAAGCTGCCATACGCGCGGTGGTGGGCCAACAGATTTCAGTCAAGGGAGCCCGCACCGTCCTTGGACGGATCGCGGCAAAGGCCGGCCCGCTTTTTGAATCCGTGAACCATCCGAAACTCACTCACTTCTTCCCAACCGCGCATGAGTTGAACGCTTGTGACCTGGGAATGGTCGGCATGCCCGAAACGCGGGCTCGGACGGTTCGAACGTTGGCGGGAGAAGTGGATCGAGGAAGGCTTTCCTTTGTGGTGCACGGGTCCCTTGCAGATTTCATCGAACAATTGACTCGGATTCCCGGTGTCGGCGAATGGACCGCCCACTACGTTGCCATGCGGGCAATGGGTGAACCCGACGCGTTCCCAGCCGCTGATTTAGGCATTATCAAAGCATTGCAGCAAGGCAATAAACGGCCTACTCCGAAACAAATCCGGGAAAGAGCCGAAGCGTGGCGCCCATGGCGTGCTTACGCAGCCATGTACCTCTGGCACAGCTAA
- a CDS encoding methylated-DNA--[protein]-cysteine S-methyltransferase, whose product MFYDYFDTGLIGTLTLVGDEQGLRHIVFPKEKNPSTIQDDWLKRPQFFAPVKAQLRAYFKGELKRFNLALAPVGTTFQLKVWQALLTIPYGELVSYKDIAQAIGNPKAVRAVGGAIGKNPIPIIVPCHRCIGSDGSLTGFGGGLDTKKRLIDLERPGR is encoded by the coding sequence ATGTTCTACGATTATTTTGATACAGGTTTGATTGGAACCCTGACCCTTGTGGGAGACGAACAAGGGCTGCGGCACATCGTTTTTCCCAAGGAGAAAAACCCGTCCACCATCCAGGACGATTGGCTGAAGCGGCCTCAGTTCTTCGCACCGGTCAAAGCCCAATTGCGCGCCTATTTCAAGGGGGAACTCAAACGATTCAATCTTGCGCTGGCGCCTGTGGGGACCACTTTTCAGCTCAAAGTATGGCAGGCACTGCTCACCATCCCGTACGGAGAACTGGTCAGCTATAAAGACATCGCCCAAGCCATCGGCAACCCGAAAGCCGTCAGAGCCGTAGGCGGAGCCATTGGAAAGAACCCCATCCCTATCATTGTGCCGTGCCATCGGTGCATCGGCAGCGACGGCTCGCTCACCGGATTCGGCGGCGGCCTGGATACCAAGAAGCGCCTCATCGACCTGGAACGGCCCGGACGGTGA
- a CDS encoding caspase family protein translates to MSEGKAFVIAVEEYQRRDVPRVDFAEADARAVAESLRFLGLSEDNLVVLLSTNATKTTIESKLRSFIRTVTEDDQLFFFYAGHGFASEGSNYITCHDSQPEDLPSTSISLQDLFRHLHSSHCRRIMLFLDSCHSGVQIFQGMRQLFVRRVDSELQELIEKDQYCVAFASCKADESSYSHQDLGHGI, encoded by the coding sequence ATGTCCGAGGGAAAAGCTTTCGTCATTGCGGTCGAGGAATATCAAAGACGGGACGTCCCGCGTGTGGACTTTGCTGAAGCTGATGCTCGTGCAGTTGCAGAGAGTCTGAGATTTTTGGGACTGTCAGAGGACAATCTCGTTGTCTTGCTCAGTACTAACGCAACCAAGACCACAATAGAATCCAAGCTAAGAAGCTTCATAAGGACTGTGACAGAAGATGATCAGCTTTTCTTCTTCTATGCCGGTCATGGATTCGCATCCGAAGGTTCCAATTACATAACTTGCCATGACTCCCAACCGGAAGATCTGCCGAGCACCAGTATTTCCTTACAAGATTTGTTCCGGCATTTGCACTCATCACACTGTCGCCGAATCATGCTTTTCCTGGATTCATGCCACAGTGGGGTCCAAATATTTCAGGGAATGCGTCAACTTTTTGTCCGCAGAGTGGATAGTGAACTTCAGGAACTTATTGAAAAGGACCAGTACTGTGTCGCATTTGCGTCTTGTAAGGCAGATGAATCTTCTTATTCCCACCAAGATTTGGGCCATGGGATCTGA